The following are from one region of the Cetobacterium somerae genome:
- a CDS encoding bifunctional riboflavin kinase/FAD synthetase, whose translation MKIIEDILLTKEKFENTYVAIGAFDGIHMGHRELISQAVKKAKETGGESVVFTFLNHPMEVTNRVKAPKLISSLEEKVHIIESLGVDYLILQPFTQEFSNMTPQIFVERVLADLLKAKEIYVGFNFSFGKGGKGTVENLRQLGKQYKIFVNIIEPVKIKEQIISSTFIREMLATGNLDIANRCLGQPFLIIGEVVHGRKLGRIMGFPTANLKILNKIYPPFGIYGGRVKIEGEQNWWHAVINIGKNPTLKPDERSIEVHILDFDKDIYGKRIYVSLIEFLRQEKKFNSMDELKETIKNDVLNWKEKVRVKADGDCIKNR comes from the coding sequence ATGAAAATAATAGAGGATATTTTGCTAACTAAAGAAAAATTTGAAAATACATATGTAGCTATAGGTGCTTTTGATGGAATTCATATGGGACATAGAGAATTAATTTCTCAAGCCGTAAAAAAAGCTAAAGAAACTGGTGGGGAATCAGTTGTTTTTACTTTTTTAAATCATCCAATGGAAGTAACAAATAGAGTAAAAGCACCTAAATTAATTAGCTCTTTAGAAGAGAAAGTTCATATAATAGAATCTTTAGGAGTAGACTATTTAATACTTCAACCTTTTACTCAAGAATTTTCTAATATGACCCCTCAGATATTTGTAGAAAGAGTTTTAGCAGATTTATTAAAAGCAAAGGAAATATATGTAGGGTTTAACTTTTCTTTTGGAAAGGGAGGAAAAGGTACAGTTGAAAATTTAAGACAATTGGGAAAGCAATATAAAATTTTTGTAAATATAATAGAGCCTGTAAAAATTAAAGAGCAGATTATAAGTTCAACATTTATAAGAGAAATGTTAGCAACGGGGAATTTGGATATAGCTAATAGATGTTTAGGTCAACCATTTTTAATTATTGGTGAAGTTGTTCATGGAAGAAAGTTAGGAAGAATAATGGGGTTTCCTACAGCAAATTTAAAAATATTAAATAAAATATATCCTCCTTTTGGTATATACGGAGGAAGAGTTAAAATAGAAGGTGAACAAAATTGGTGGCATGCAGTTATTAATATAGGAAAAAATCCAACATTGAAACCTGATGAAAGAAGTATTGAGGTTCATATATTAGATTTTGATAAAGATATATATGGGAAAAGAATATATGTTTCTTTAATAGAGTTTTTAAGACAAGAAAAAAAATTTAATTCAATGGATGAATTAAAAGAAACAATAAAAAATGATGTTTTAAATTGGAAAGAAAAGGTAAGGGTAAAAGCAGATGGAGATTGTATTAAAAATAGATAA
- the whiA gene encoding DNA-binding protein WhiA, producing the protein MSYTYKVKNEILHRCDLNEDEKYAEIRAILLLKHAINQNSIELKLENKEIAERIYFMLKKLTNLKIFIKFSKSKKFGEHNTYVISIPSQPGIKKFIESLEKYSSNGDEVSEEVEKGFIRGMFLGCGYIKSPEKEYALDFFVDSDELADELYNLLVKLEKKVYKTIKRNKPLVYMRNAEDIMDIIVLIGSMKEFYNYEETTMIKDLKNKTIREMNWEVANETKTLDTARKQVKMINYIGYKIGLNELSPVLEEIAFLRLENPEASLQELAEMIGISKSGIRNRFRRLEEIHNELLEKEREA; encoded by the coding sequence GTGTCGTATACTTATAAAGTTAAAAATGAAATACTTCATCGTTGCGACTTGAATGAAGATGAAAAATACGCCGAGATAAGAGCGATACTCTTATTAAAACATGCTATTAATCAAAACAGCATAGAGTTGAAATTAGAAAATAAAGAGATAGCTGAAAGAATTTATTTTATGCTAAAAAAGTTAACAAACTTAAAGATTTTTATAAAATTTTCTAAAAGTAAAAAATTTGGAGAGCATAACACTTATGTAATAAGTATTCCATCACAACCTGGAATAAAAAAGTTTATTGAAAGTTTAGAAAAATATTCATCTAATGGAGATGAAGTGAGTGAAGAGGTTGAAAAAGGATTTATAAGAGGGATGTTTTTGGGATGTGGTTATATAAAATCTCCTGAAAAAGAGTATGCTTTAGATTTTTTTGTTGATAGTGATGAATTAGCAGATGAGTTATATAATCTTTTAGTGAAACTTGAAAAAAAAGTTTATAAAACAATAAAAAGAAATAAACCTCTTGTGTATATGAGAAATGCAGAGGATATTATGGATATAATAGTTTTAATTGGTTCGATGAAAGAGTTTTATAATTATGAAGAGACAACCATGATAAAAGATTTAAAAAATAAAACTATTAGAGAGATGAACTGGGAAGTTGCCAACGAAACTAAAACTTTGGATACAGCTAGAAAACAGGTAAAAATGATAAACTATATTGGATATAAAATTGGATTGAATGAATTGAGTCCAGTTTTGGAAGAGATAGCATTTTTAAGGTTAGAAAATCCAGAGGCTTCATTACAAGAGTTAGCAGAGATGATAGGAATATCTAAATCTGGAATTAGAAATAGATTTAGGAGATTAGAAGAAATACATAATGAACTTTTAGAAAAAGAAAGGGAAGCATAA
- the polA gene encoding DNA polymerase I: MKKAVLLDVSAIMYRAFYGNLNFRTKNEPTGAVYGFVNTLMSIINQLNPDYIGAAFDVKRATLKRSEIYKEYKAQRDAAPEDLVAQIPRIEELLDCFGIKKFKIDGYEADDVLGSLAKELGAEGIESYIITGDKDLSQILDSHVNIALLGKGDGGGLKILSTEEDVIEQLGVKPKMIPDLFGLIGDTSDGIPGVRKIGSKKAIPMLEKYGNLEGIYENIDFLTELPGIGKSLVNNLIEDKELAFISRELATIELLNLGIKADELEYKKDDKKLLELFKTLEFKSLIKKMNLEDGQSQVIAQPVSQNGMQLGLFSFQGAPEILEEKGFFVLEGIKIKEKLNSDSEISIYWGEKGAAVSLKNKDYFLPLKDEESKNYFKEVLNSNNKFISYGFKNFLRHGYFVKNMDFDTMLAYHLLTSQTREEIEVMLKNVIEEDVEKYSEVFGKTKIEDISDEDYGKFLTKRTRGMLVAYPELVKELENNNLYNVLKETEMPLIRVLADMEIEGIKISPEYFSKYSLELESRIDELTKKIYEEAEGEFNINSPKQLGEVLFINLNIPPVKKTKTGFSTDSEVLEKLAEQGYEIAKSILEFRKLSKLKSTYVDPLPKMVDENNRLHTTFNQTGTATGRLSSSDPNLQNIPVRTEEGMKIRAGFIAKDGSVLLGIDYSQIELRVLAEISQDTNLIEAYSENLDLHSLTARKIFDLSEDALVTREQRDAAKTVNFSIIYGKTAFGLSQELKITPKEASDYITRYFEQYPAVKHLEKEIIEYAEEHGYVETYFKRKRIIEGINSKNRVIKNQAERMAVNTVIQGTAAEVLKKVMINLYDLLKDKEDIHMLLQVHDELIFEVEKEKVLEYKEKIEKIMRESIQFSKVKLEVNSSIGQNWAETK; encoded by the coding sequence ATGAAAAAAGCAGTTTTATTAGATGTGAGTGCAATAATGTATAGAGCTTTTTATGGAAATTTAAATTTTAGAACTAAAAACGAACCAACGGGAGCGGTATATGGATTTGTGAATACTCTTATGAGTATTATAAATCAATTAAATCCTGATTATATAGGGGCTGCTTTTGATGTAAAAAGAGCCACTTTAAAAAGAAGTGAAATATATAAGGAATATAAAGCTCAAAGGGATGCTGCGCCAGAAGATTTAGTGGCTCAAATACCTAGAATAGAAGAGCTTTTAGATTGTTTTGGAATAAAAAAATTTAAGATAGATGGATATGAGGCAGATGATGTATTGGGAAGCTTGGCTAAAGAGTTAGGAGCTGAGGGTATTGAATCTTATATAATAACAGGAGATAAAGATTTATCTCAGATTTTAGATTCGCATGTGAACATAGCTCTTTTAGGAAAAGGTGATGGTGGAGGATTGAAAATACTATCTACTGAAGAGGATGTTATTGAACAGCTAGGAGTAAAACCAAAAATGATTCCAGATTTATTTGGATTAATTGGAGATACAAGTGATGGAATTCCAGGAGTAAGAAAAATTGGTTCTAAAAAAGCTATTCCAATGTTAGAGAAATATGGGAATTTAGAAGGAATTTATGAAAATATAGATTTTTTAACTGAACTTCCTGGAATAGGAAAATCTTTAGTAAATAATCTAATTGAGGATAAGGAGTTAGCTTTTATAAGTCGTGAGCTAGCAACAATTGAACTATTAAATTTAGGTATAAAGGCAGATGAATTAGAGTATAAAAAAGATGATAAAAAACTTTTAGAACTCTTTAAAACATTAGAATTTAAATCTCTAATAAAAAAGATGAATTTAGAGGATGGACAAAGTCAAGTAATAGCTCAACCAGTTTCACAGAATGGAATGCAGCTAGGATTATTTAGTTTTCAAGGGGCACCTGAAATACTTGAGGAAAAAGGATTTTTTGTATTAGAAGGAATTAAAATAAAAGAAAAATTAAACTCAGATAGTGAAATATCTATTTATTGGGGAGAAAAAGGTGCGGCAGTATCTTTAAAAAATAAAGATTACTTTTTGCCGTTAAAAGATGAAGAAAGTAAAAATTATTTTAAGGAAGTTTTAAATTCAAATAATAAATTTATATCATATGGGTTTAAAAACTTTTTAAGACATGGATATTTTGTAAAAAATATGGATTTTGATACAATGTTAGCTTATCATTTATTAACATCTCAAACTAGAGAAGAGATTGAAGTAATGTTAAAAAATGTTATAGAAGAGGACGTAGAAAAGTATAGTGAAGTTTTTGGAAAAACAAAAATAGAGGATATATCTGATGAAGATTATGGAAAGTTTCTTACAAAAAGAACAAGGGGAATGCTTGTTGCTTACCCAGAGCTTGTAAAAGAATTGGAAAATAATAATCTATATAATGTTTTAAAAGAAACAGAGATGCCTTTGATTAGAGTATTAGCTGATATGGAAATTGAGGGAATAAAAATATCACCAGAATATTTCTCTAAATATAGCTTAGAATTAGAAAGTAGAATAGATGAGTTAACAAAAAAAATATATGAGGAAGCAGAAGGGGAATTTAATATTAATTCACCTAAACAATTAGGTGAGGTTTTATTTATTAATTTAAATATTCCCCCAGTGAAAAAAACTAAAACAGGATTCTCAACTGACAGTGAGGTTTTAGAAAAATTGGCTGAACAAGGGTATGAAATAGCTAAATCTATTTTAGAGTTTAGAAAATTAAGTAAATTAAAATCAACTTATGTTGATCCTCTTCCAAAAATGGTTGATGAAAATAATAGATTACATACAACTTTTAATCAAACAGGTACAGCAACAGGAAGATTATCATCATCAGACCCAAATCTTCAAAATATTCCAGTGAGAACTGAAGAGGGAATGAAAATAAGAGCAGGATTTATAGCCAAAGATGGCTCTGTTTTATTGGGAATAGATTATTCTCAAATAGAATTAAGAGTTTTAGCTGAAATATCACAAGATACAAATTTAATAGAAGCATACTCTGAGAATTTAGATTTACATAGCTTAACAGCTAGAAAAATCTTTGACTTATCAGAAGATGCTTTAGTGACAAGAGAGCAAAGAGATGCTGCTAAAACAGTGAACTTTAGCATAATATATGGTAAGACAGCCTTTGGATTATCTCAAGAATTAAAAATAACACCAAAAGAAGCTTCAGATTATATAACAAGATATTTTGAACAGTATCCAGCAGTTAAACATTTAGAGAAAGAGATAATTGAATATGCTGAAGAACATGGATATGTTGAGACATATTTTAAGAGAAAAAGAATAATAGAAGGAATCAACTCGAAAAATAGAGTTATAAAAAATCAAGCAGAAAGAATGGCTGTGAATACAGTGATTCAAGGAACTGCTGCTGAAGTTTTAAAAAAGGTTATGATAAATTTATATGACTTATTAAAAGATAAAGAAGATATACATATGTTGCTTCAAGTTCATGACGAATTGATATTTGAGGTAGAAAAAGAAAAGGTTTTAGAATACAAGGAAAAAATAGAAAAAATAATGAGAGAAAGTATTCAATTCTCTAAAGTTAAATTAGAAGTAAATAGCTCTATAGGACAGAATTGGGCTGAAACAAAGTAG
- a CDS encoding single-stranded DNA-binding protein gives MNLVVLIGRLTRDPELKFGQSGKAYSRFSLAVDRPFSKGEADFINCVAFGKTAELIGEYLRKGRKVAVNGRLQMNRYEVNGEKRTSYDVLVESMEFVEGRGESSAPSDFAPTPSYSAPKVAEQSSNDDFGGSSFDEDEFPF, from the coding sequence ATGAATCTAGTTGTATTAATTGGACGTTTAACTAGAGATCCTGAACTTAAATTTGGTCAAAGCGGAAAAGCATACTCAAGATTTAGTTTAGCAGTTGATAGACCTTTTTCTAAAGGAGAAGCTGACTTTATTAACTGTGTTGCTTTTGGAAAAACAGCTGAACTTATCGGTGAATACTTAAGAAAAGGTAGAAAAGTTGCTGTTAACGGTAGACTTCAAATGAATAGATATGAGGTAAACGGAGAAAAAAGAACATCTTATGATGTACTTGTAGAAAGTATGGAATTTGTTGAAGGAAGAGGAGAATCATCTGCACCATCTGATTTTGCTCCAACACCATCTTATTCAGCACCTAAAGTTGCTGAGCAATCTTCTAACGATGACTTTGGTGGATCATCTTTTGATGAAGATGAGTTTCCATTCTAA
- the tenA gene encoding thiaminase II, protein MFSKELYKNAKEIWDSYYSHPFVKGIGEGSLEKDKFKFYIIQDYIYLLDYAKLFALGVIKSKNENDMKKFASLTDGILNSEMGIHRVYMKKLGITEQDIILEKPTLDNTSYTSYMLSVAHCGDIKEIAVAALSCMWSYEMIGLKLKEIYGSNDDFYGEWIECYSSSRYKELTNWNIELVEKYCQNISEEEKEHLKTIFINCSIYEYKFWDMSYKGSF, encoded by the coding sequence ATGTTTTCAAAAGAATTATATAAAAATGCTAAAGAAATTTGGGATAGTTACTATTCTCATCCATTTGTAAAAGGTATTGGTGAAGGATCTCTAGAAAAAGATAAATTTAAATTTTATATTATTCAGGATTATATTTATCTTCTTGATTATGCAAAACTTTTTGCATTAGGTGTTATTAAAAGTAAAAATGAAAATGATATGAAAAAATTTGCCTCTCTTACAGATGGTATATTAAATTCTGAAATGGGTATACATCGAGTTTATATGAAAAAATTAGGAATTACTGAACAAGATATTATTTTAGAAAAACCAACTCTTGATAATACATCATATACTAGTTATATGCTTTCAGTTGCCCATTGTGGTGATATAAAAGAAATAGCAGTTGCAGCTCTTTCTTGTATGTGGAGTTATGAAATGATTGGACTAAAGTTAAAAGAAATTTACGGTTCTAATGATGACTTCTATGGGGAATGGATTGAATGTTACTCATCTTCTAGATACAAAGAATTAACTAACTGGAACATTGAACTTGTTGAAAAGTATTGTCAAAATATATCTGAAGAAGAAAAAGAACACTTAAAAACTATTTTTATTAATTGTAGTATTTATGAATATAAATTCTGGGATATGTCATATAAGGGGTCTTTTTAA
- a CDS encoding ATP-binding cassette domain-containing protein, whose product MYILEAKNLTFKYDNHNYILDNLSFNIQKNELISIVGGSGCGKSTIIKILAGIEKDFNGIVQLKSTSYMPQSDTLLPWRTILENILLPIEIKKGDKKKESEKAKSLLKRFNLLEYSNNYPKELSGGMKQRISLIRTLMSDSDLLLLDEPFSALDAITREDLQNWLLNTVSILNKSMIFITHDIDEAIFLSHRIFVCQKKPLSKFKEFFVPKNITLEEKLKLRKEILSIIKGDDFYEKN is encoded by the coding sequence ATGTACATACTTGAAGCAAAAAATCTAACTTTTAAATACGATAATCATAACTATATTTTGGATAATCTTTCTTTTAATATTCAAAAAAATGAACTAATTAGTATTGTGGGGGGAAGTGGTTGCGGAAAATCAACAATCATCAAAATATTGGCTGGAATCGAAAAAGATTTTAATGGTATTGTTCAACTAAAAAGTACATCCTATATGCCTCAATCTGACACTCTACTTCCTTGGAGAACTATTTTAGAGAATATTCTTTTACCTATCGAGATAAAAAAGGGAGATAAAAAAAAGGAAAGTGAAAAAGCTAAATCTCTTTTAAAAAGATTTAATTTATTAGAGTATTCAAATAATTATCCAAAAGAACTTTCAGGAGGAATGAAGCAACGTATTTCACTTATTCGGACACTTATGAGTGATAGTGATCTACTTCTTTTAGATGAGCCTTTTTCCGCTTTAGATGCTATTACGCGGGAAGATTTGCAAAATTGGCTTTTAAATACAGTTTCAATATTAAATAAAAGTATGATTTTTATTACTCATGATATTGATGAAGCAATTTTTCTTTCTCATAGAATTTTTGTTTGTCAAAAAAAGCCACTTTCAAAATTTAAAGAATTTTTTGTACCGAAAAATATAACTCTTGAAGAAAAGTTAAAATTACGAAAAGAAATTCTTTCTATTATTAAGGGAGATGATTTTTATGAAAAAAATTAA
- a CDS encoding ABC transporter permease, whose amino-acid sequence MKKINFSLLSLFSFIILWEIVGRYINKGYILPTPLNILKKIWILKESLFFVHLPATLNIAIISLIFTILLGIFLAISMDFSHIVYSCIHPLIITSQTIPITALAPIFILWFGYSIWSKVIVSVIISFFPVTITIYNGLQNIEKDEINYFKSLNASKSQIFFKLKLPRALPSFFSALKMSIPLVLIGAAIGEWLGATSGLGYFSKRMMSQLDGAGVFAPIVIISLLAIGLVQIINIFENTILHWRNK is encoded by the coding sequence ATGAAAAAAATTAATTTTTCCCTTCTCTCTTTATTTTCTTTTATTATATTATGGGAGATTGTAGGGAGATATATTAATAAAGGATATATCCTCCCTACTCCTTTAAATATACTAAAAAAAATTTGGATTCTTAAGGAAAGCCTTTTCTTTGTTCACTTACCGGCTACACTTAATATTGCAATTATTTCTTTAATTTTTACTATTTTATTAGGAATATTTTTAGCTATTTCTATGGATTTTAGTCATATAGTATACAGCTGTATTCATCCTTTAATTATAACTAGTCAAACTATTCCTATTACTGCTTTAGCACCTATTTTTATTCTATGGTTTGGCTACTCTATTTGGAGTAAAGTTATAGTTTCTGTAATTATATCTTTTTTTCCGGTTACAATAACTATATATAACGGCTTACAAAATATAGAAAAAGATGAGATTAATTATTTCAAGAGTCTCAACGCAAGTAAATCTCAAATTTTTTTTAAATTAAAACTACCTCGAGCTCTTCCCAGTTTTTTTTCTGCTCTTAAAATGAGCATTCCTCTTGTTTTAATCGGAGCAGCCATTGGTGAGTGGCTAGGTGCTACATCTGGTCTTGGATATTTTAGTAAAAGAATGATGTCTCAATTAGACGGTGCGGGAGTTTTTGCACCAATAGTTATAATCTCTTTACTTGCTATCGGTTTAGTGCAAATTATAAATATATTTGAAAATACAATATTACATTGGAGGAATAAATGA